The following proteins come from a genomic window of Streptomyces liliiviolaceus:
- the msrA gene encoding peptide-methionine (S)-S-oxide reductase MsrA has translation MAAQTQRAVLAGGCFWGMEDLIRRLPGVTATRVGYTGGDVPNATYRNHGTHAEAIEILFDPAGTDFRTILEFFFQIHDPSTKNRQGNDLGLSYRSAIYYVDDEQKRIAEDTIADVNASGLWPGEVVTEVEPVGPFWEAEPEHQDYLLRYPDGYTCHFPRPGWRLPARTEG, from the coding sequence ATGGCTGCGCAGACACAGAGGGCCGTGCTGGCGGGCGGATGCTTCTGGGGGATGGAGGACCTGATCCGCCGACTCCCCGGCGTGACGGCGACCCGGGTCGGATACACCGGGGGCGACGTGCCGAACGCGACGTACCGCAACCACGGCACGCACGCGGAGGCCATCGAGATCCTCTTCGACCCCGCGGGGACCGACTTCCGTACGATCCTGGAGTTCTTCTTCCAGATCCACGACCCGAGCACCAAGAACCGCCAGGGCAACGACCTCGGCCTCAGCTACCGCTCGGCGATCTACTACGTGGACGACGAGCAGAAGCGGATCGCCGAGGACACGATCGCGGATGTGAACGCCTCCGGACTGTGGCCGGGCGAGGTCGTCACCGAGGTGGAGCCGGTCGGCCCCTTCTGGGAGGCCGAGCCCGAGCACCAGGACTACCTGCTGCGCTACCCGGACGGCTACACCTGCCACTTCCCCCGCCCGGGCTGGCGCCTTCCGGCCCGCACGGAGGGCTGA
- a CDS encoding restriction endonuclease → MSRRSTGFVGVWAEVQRQQQRQLEAEARQRRRAEQQTLAYQRRAAQSHRQYRQAEAQRRTDELDAQVAALQGLLAAGCRTPPFRASSLLRPEEVEPFAPGPLAQPVRMPDAGQYQVQSGWTANRRAQAQAEARARFEHDWHAAQAAEAHRQQQLAAYQRQYQQWADVQLADVRRHNAGVAEVTEGVRRLDPDAVIEYFSAALYASTAWPEDLPRQVAAAYDPAARELVLDWELPGFDIVPEVKSVRYVAGTDQDKESPRPVSQRRALYRDVLAQCMLLVLHELFAADELGALEAVTLNGFVDGHDPTTGRPGQIFLATVMAARSSFRELHLAQVEAGSCLSDALRGQLSARPDQLTPVRTGRRPQDVGNRVVAHGGDEEPDLYAMDPIAFENLVAELFRAMGMQAVTTQRSGDGGVDVDALDPAPIRGGKIVVQVKRYRNTVPPTAVRDLYGTVQDAGANKGVLVTTSGFGPGSHTFANGKPLELVSGPQLVDLLHRHGLRGRLGEGERAGGGGARAAGAAGVTGSAGSAGAARPDTGDRLPDDYNVLGMSWTGSVALDVCALVCAGNRVLSDEHFVFFNNPQTPDGSVRTLPATGSDKAAICVSFDGLPERADRFVLVAAVDPEVNPDADLSGFTDARIRLLDPEMTELGQLEVSDGRPRETALVLGSFRRRAGGDWDFVLGGKGYTGGLMELVQDHGIEVE, encoded by the coding sequence ATGTCTCGTCGCTCTACTGGTTTCGTCGGCGTGTGGGCCGAAGTGCAACGGCAGCAGCAGCGCCAACTGGAAGCGGAAGCCAGGCAGCGGAGGCGGGCGGAACAGCAGACGCTCGCCTACCAGCGGCGAGCGGCCCAGAGCCACCGCCAGTACCGGCAGGCCGAGGCGCAACGCCGTACCGACGAACTGGACGCGCAGGTCGCCGCGTTGCAGGGCCTGCTCGCCGCGGGCTGCCGGACTCCCCCCTTCCGGGCGTCCTCGCTCCTGCGGCCCGAGGAGGTCGAACCCTTCGCCCCGGGGCCGCTGGCCCAGCCGGTACGCATGCCGGACGCCGGCCAGTACCAGGTGCAGAGCGGCTGGACCGCCAACCGCCGGGCCCAGGCACAGGCCGAGGCCCGGGCGCGCTTCGAGCACGACTGGCACGCCGCCCAGGCCGCGGAGGCGCACCGGCAGCAGCAACTGGCCGCCTACCAGCGGCAGTACCAGCAGTGGGCCGACGTTCAGCTTGCCGACGTACGCCGCCACAACGCGGGCGTCGCCGAGGTGACCGAGGGCGTCCGGCGGCTGGATCCCGACGCGGTGATCGAGTACTTCTCCGCCGCTCTCTACGCCTCCACGGCATGGCCGGAGGATCTGCCGCGCCAGGTCGCGGCGGCCTACGACCCGGCGGCCCGGGAACTGGTGCTGGACTGGGAGCTGCCCGGCTTCGACATCGTCCCCGAGGTCAAGTCCGTCCGGTACGTGGCCGGGACCGACCAGGACAAGGAGAGCCCGCGGCCCGTGAGTCAGCGGCGGGCGCTGTACCGGGACGTCCTCGCGCAGTGCATGCTGCTCGTCCTGCACGAACTCTTCGCCGCGGACGAACTGGGCGCACTCGAAGCGGTGACCCTGAACGGTTTCGTGGACGGACATGATCCGACGACGGGCCGGCCGGGCCAGATCTTCCTCGCGACCGTCATGGCCGCCCGCTCGTCGTTCCGCGAGCTGCACCTCGCGCAGGTGGAGGCGGGCAGCTGCCTGTCCGACGCGCTGCGCGGACAGCTCTCGGCCCGGCCGGACCAGCTCACTCCGGTACGGACCGGTCGGCGGCCGCAGGACGTCGGGAACCGTGTCGTCGCCCACGGCGGTGACGAGGAACCCGACCTGTACGCCATGGACCCGATCGCCTTCGAGAACCTCGTCGCCGAGTTGTTCCGGGCCATGGGGATGCAGGCGGTGACGACCCAGCGCTCCGGCGACGGCGGCGTGGACGTCGACGCGCTGGACCCGGCGCCGATCCGGGGCGGCAAGATCGTCGTACAGGTCAAGCGGTACCGCAACACCGTCCCGCCCACCGCCGTACGCGACTTGTACGGGACCGTGCAGGACGCCGGGGCCAACAAGGGCGTCCTGGTGACGACTTCGGGCTTCGGCCCCGGCTCGCACACCTTCGCCAACGGCAAACCGCTGGAACTCGTCTCCGGCCCCCAGCTCGTCGACCTGCTGCACCGGCACGGGCTGCGGGGGCGGTTGGGGGAGGGCGAGCGGGCGGGTGGTGGCGGCGCGCGGGCTGCGGGAGCGGCGGGGGTGACGGGGTCGGCGGGGTCGGCGGGAGCGGCGCGGCCGGACACCGGCGACCGGCTGCCCGACGACTACAACGTCCTCGGCATGTCCTGGACCGGAAGCGTCGCCCTGGACGTGTGCGCGCTCGTCTGCGCCGGCAACCGCGTCCTCAGCGACGAGCACTTCGTGTTCTTCAACAACCCGCAGACCCCGGACGGTTCGGTACGTACCCTGCCCGCCACCGGGTCCGACAAGGCCGCGATCTGCGTGTCCTTCGACGGGCTGCCGGAGCGGGCGGACCGGTTCGTCCTCGTGGCCGCGGTCGACCCCGAGGTCAACCCGGACGCCGACCTCTCCGGGTTCACCGACGCCCGGATCCGGCTGCTCGACCCGGAGATGACCGAACTGGGACAGCTGGAGGTCTCCGACGGGAGACCTCGCGAGACCGCGCTGGTGCTCGGCTCCTTCCGCCGACGGGCGGGCGGCGACTGGGACTTCGTCCTCGGTGGCAAGGGGTACACCGGCGGTTTGATGGAGCTGGTCCAGGATCACGGCATAGAGGTGGAGTAG
- a CDS encoding NAD(P)-dependent alcohol dehydrogenase — protein sequence MTTVAAYAAPAAKAPLERTTIERRPVGEQDVLIEIKFAGICHSDIHQAREGWGEAIFPMVPGHEIAGIVTEVGSGVTKFAVGDRVGVGCMVDSCRECENCKAGLEQYCVEGNTGTYNAVDRSGENTYGGYSTHIVVDEAFTVGIPEGLALDEAAPLLCAGITTYSPLKHWNAGPGKKVAILGMGGLGHMGVKIAHALGAEVTVLSQSLRKKDDGLKLGADHYYATSDPKTFEELRGSFDLILSTVSAPLDLDKFLSLLRTDGAFVNVGAPEEPVSLNLFSVIGGRKTLAGSGIGGIRETQEMLDFCAAHGFGAEIELISASEINAAYERVLGSDVRYRFVIDAATI from the coding sequence ATGACCACTGTCGCCGCATACGCCGCCCCCGCCGCCAAGGCTCCGCTGGAGCGCACCACCATCGAGCGTCGCCCGGTCGGCGAGCAGGACGTCCTCATCGAGATCAAGTTCGCCGGTATCTGTCACTCCGACATCCACCAGGCCCGTGAAGGCTGGGGCGAGGCCATCTTCCCGATGGTCCCCGGCCACGAGATCGCCGGCATCGTCACCGAGGTCGGCTCCGGTGTCACCAAGTTCGCCGTCGGCGACCGCGTCGGCGTCGGCTGCATGGTCGACTCCTGCCGCGAGTGCGAGAACTGCAAGGCTGGCCTTGAGCAGTACTGCGTCGAGGGCAACACCGGCACGTACAACGCCGTCGACCGCAGCGGCGAGAACACCTACGGCGGCTACTCGACCCACATCGTGGTCGACGAGGCCTTCACCGTCGGTATCCCCGAGGGCCTGGCCCTCGACGAGGCCGCGCCGCTGCTGTGCGCCGGCATCACCACGTACTCCCCGCTCAAGCACTGGAACGCCGGGCCCGGCAAGAAGGTCGCGATCCTCGGCATGGGCGGCCTCGGGCACATGGGCGTCAAGATCGCGCACGCGCTCGGTGCGGAGGTGACCGTGCTCTCGCAGTCGCTCCGGAAGAAGGACGACGGGCTGAAGCTCGGCGCCGACCACTACTACGCGACCAGTGACCCCAAGACCTTCGAGGAACTGCGGGGGTCGTTCGACCTGATCCTCTCGACCGTTTCCGCTCCGCTGGACCTGGACAAGTTCCTGTCCCTGCTTCGGACCGATGGCGCGTTCGTGAACGTGGGGGCGCCCGAGGAGCCGGTGTCCCTGAACCTGTTCTCCGTGATCGGGGGGCGCAAGACCCTTGCCGGGTCGGGGATCGGGGGGATTCGCGAGACGCAGGAGATGTTGGACTTCTGTGCCGCGCACGGGTTCGGGGCGGAGATCGAGCTGATCAGTGCGAGTGAGATCAATGCTGCGTATGAGCGGGTGCTCGGCAGTGATGTGCGGTACCGGTTCGTGATCGACGCGGCCACGATTTAG
- a CDS encoding NADPH-dependent F420 reductase, with amino-acid sequence MRIGILGTGTLAAALGEGWIRAGHEVWIGGRSQDKADRLAERLGSVGRPGRPGRVGRPGRPGRPGQGAFAVTPREAVTGRDAVLLAVSWDGVADMLGRAGAADGVLAGTPLIDPTNAVAHGVGDLLTERGESMATRIAGLAPGAHVVKAFHLFPAGQWTSPAADDGRPRATVAMCGDDPAALRIVGELVRDVGGAPATLGSLERVRQLEEVAGFVIGLAFAGVDPNSAIPKVP; translated from the coding sequence ATGCGTATCGGGATCCTGGGAACGGGAACACTGGCGGCGGCCCTGGGCGAGGGCTGGATCCGTGCGGGACACGAGGTGTGGATCGGCGGACGCTCGCAGGACAAGGCGGACAGGCTCGCCGAACGACTGGGAAGCGTGGGTCGACCGGGTCGACCGGGACGCGTGGGCCGACCAGGGCGACCGGGGCGACCGGGGCAGGGGGCGTTCGCCGTCACCCCGCGGGAGGCGGTCACGGGCCGCGACGCGGTGCTGCTCGCCGTGTCGTGGGACGGCGTCGCGGACATGCTGGGACGGGCGGGCGCGGCCGACGGCGTCCTCGCGGGCACGCCCCTGATCGACCCCACGAACGCCGTCGCGCACGGAGTCGGCGACCTGCTCACCGAACGCGGCGAGTCGATGGCTACGCGGATCGCTGGGCTCGCACCGGGCGCCCATGTGGTGAAGGCGTTCCACCTCTTCCCCGCCGGACAGTGGACGAGCCCCGCCGCCGACGACGGCCGGCCGCGGGCGACCGTGGCGATGTGCGGCGACGATCCGGCGGCCCTGCGGATCGTCGGCGAGCTGGTGAGGGACGTCGGCGGAGCCCCGGCGACCCTGGGGTCGCTGGAGCGTGTCCGTCAGCTGGAGGAGGTCGCGGGCTTCGTCATCGGTCTCGCGTTCGCGGGAGTCGACCCCAACTCCGCCATTCCCAAGGTCCCTTGA
- a CDS encoding winged helix-turn-helix transcriptional regulator yields the protein MTDDDAHCYELVADCRLRAAAELFAHTWDPVVLAAVRAGPRRRRDLRAAIGGISDKVLTDTVRRLLANGLVDRRAHAEAPPRVEYALTALGRSLVEGPMVALGRWVTEHGDELLEAQEARETY from the coding sequence ATGACCGATGACGACGCGCACTGCTACGAGCTGGTCGCCGACTGCCGGCTGCGTGCCGCCGCCGAGCTGTTCGCCCACACCTGGGACCCCGTCGTCCTGGCGGCCGTGCGCGCGGGACCGCGCCGGCGCCGTGATCTGCGGGCCGCGATCGGCGGCATCAGCGACAAGGTGCTGACCGACACGGTGCGGCGCCTCCTCGCCAACGGCCTGGTGGACCGGCGGGCCCATGCCGAGGCGCCGCCGCGCGTGGAGTACGCCCTGACCGCGTTGGGGCGGAGCCTGGTCGAGGGCCCCATGGTGGCGCTCGGCCGCTGGGTGACCGAGCACGGCGACGAACTCCTCGAAGCACAGGAGGCCCGAGAGACCTACTAG
- a CDS encoding FecCD family ABC transporter permease yields MTTAPRERPRDPDQARNPDHARYPDSAGLVAIRRGSLSLLLHRRSAAVVAVLVVLLAGVMLLAACVGQTYVPPGEVWRVLRGHPGPYDLVVGELRVPRIVLGALVGAALGMSGALVQTVTRNPLASPDVIGVGHGAAAATVLALATGTVASPGALPAVSVAGGLAAAALVYVLAWRHGMQPSRFVLTGVGIGVALSAVVQLYLTESELAAAEQVKLWLTGSLNGRGWDQAVPLTWVLLLTLPALVWASRALRPLGLDPDTAAALGVRVHRTQLALTVLGVILAATATGAAGPIGFIALTAPQLSRRLTRSPQLPLTTSALTGALILVTADLTARTLMPPLEIPVGALTALVGGPYLLWLLTAPKS; encoded by the coding sequence ATGACGACGGCACCCCGGGAACGCCCCCGCGACCCCGACCAGGCCCGCAACCCCGACCACGCCCGCTACCCCGACTCGGCGGGCCTCGTCGCGATCCGCCGAGGCTCCCTCTCCCTGCTCCTCCACCGCCGCTCGGCAGCGGTCGTGGCCGTGCTCGTCGTCCTCCTCGCGGGGGTGATGCTGCTCGCGGCCTGCGTCGGCCAGACGTACGTTCCACCGGGCGAGGTGTGGCGGGTCCTGCGCGGCCACCCGGGCCCGTACGACCTGGTCGTCGGTGAGCTGCGAGTACCGCGGATCGTGCTCGGGGCGCTGGTGGGTGCCGCGCTGGGCATGTCCGGGGCCCTTGTGCAGACCGTCACGCGCAACCCGCTGGCCAGCCCGGACGTCATCGGCGTCGGGCACGGGGCGGCGGCCGCGACGGTCCTGGCGCTGGCCACCGGTACGGTCGCCTCGCCGGGCGCGCTCCCGGCCGTCTCCGTCGCGGGCGGTCTCGCGGCGGCCGCGCTCGTGTACGTGCTGGCCTGGCGGCACGGTATGCAGCCCAGCCGTTTCGTACTGACCGGGGTGGGCATCGGCGTGGCCCTTTCCGCGGTCGTCCAGCTCTACCTCACCGAGAGCGAACTGGCGGCGGCCGAGCAGGTCAAACTGTGGCTGACCGGCAGCCTCAACGGACGCGGCTGGGACCAGGCGGTCCCCCTGACCTGGGTCCTGCTCCTGACCCTGCCCGCGCTGGTGTGGGCGAGCCGGGCGCTGCGCCCGCTGGGCCTGGACCCCGACACGGCCGCGGCGCTCGGCGTCCGCGTGCACCGCACGCAGCTCGCGCTGACGGTCCTGGGCGTGATCCTCGCGGCGACCGCCACGGGGGCGGCGGGCCCGATCGGCTTCATCGCCCTCACGGCCCCCCAGCTCTCCCGCCGCCTGACCCGCTCGCCCCAGCTCCCCCTCACGACGTCGGCCCTGACAGGCGCGCTGATCCTGGTAACCGCGGACCTGACCGCCCGCACGCTGATGCCCCCACTGGAAATCCCGGTGGGGGCACTGACAGCACTGGTGGGCGGCCCGTACCTGCTCTGGCTACTGACCGCTCCGAAGAGTTGA
- a CDS encoding VOC family protein codes for MTVELNHTIVAAHDKKTSARFLADILGLEVSPAYGPFIPVRIPNGVTLDYMDAVGSIPPQHYAFLVSEDDFDTIFARVQDAGLTYWADPHHHRVSEINTNDGGRGTYFEDPNGHSLEILTRPYGSGMRG; via the coding sequence ATGACCGTCGAGCTGAACCACACGATCGTCGCCGCCCATGACAAGAAGACGTCCGCCCGCTTTCTCGCCGACATCCTGGGCCTGGAGGTGAGCCCCGCGTACGGCCCCTTCATCCCCGTCCGGATCCCGAACGGGGTGACCCTCGACTACATGGACGCCGTCGGGTCCATCCCGCCCCAGCACTACGCGTTCCTGGTCTCGGAGGACGACTTCGACACGATCTTCGCCCGCGTCCAGGACGCCGGACTCACCTACTGGGCGGACCCGCACCACCACCGCGTCAGCGAGATCAACACGAACGACGGCGGTCGCGGCACGTACTTCGAGGACCCGAACGGCCACAGCCTGGAGATCCTCACCCGGCCCTACGGAAGCGGGATGCGGGGGTAG
- a CDS encoding FecCD family ABC transporter permease encodes MRDRPTVRVAWLATALLLALATVALSLAVGTRQVPLSAVLDALVHGGGSRDALVVRSLRLPRTEVGLAAGAALGLSGAALQAVTRNPLADPGILGLSQGAAAGVVFAIAGGLANGFGGYVWYAFTGAVVAAFLVYAVASRGRGGASPVKLALAGTALSAMVAGATTVVLTSSSATLDQFRFWQVGALSGRDAGTVGRMLPFLAAGTLLVLVCARGLDALALGDDTARALGHRVQLVRGGAALGATVLTAAAVAAAGPIAFIGLAVPHLARRLVGGGHRWALPLSALLGAALLLAADVAGRVVRAPAEVPAGVMTALVGVPVLVVLVRRKAVAV; translated from the coding sequence GTGAGAGACCGTCCGACCGTACGCGTCGCCTGGCTGGCCACCGCCCTCCTCCTCGCCCTCGCCACGGTCGCCCTGAGCCTCGCCGTCGGCACCCGCCAGGTGCCGCTGTCCGCCGTGCTCGACGCGCTGGTGCACGGCGGCGGCTCACGGGACGCGCTGGTCGTACGGTCGCTGCGGCTGCCCCGTACCGAGGTCGGGCTCGCCGCCGGGGCCGCGCTCGGCCTCTCCGGGGCGGCACTTCAGGCCGTCACCCGCAACCCGCTGGCCGACCCGGGGATCCTCGGGCTGAGCCAGGGGGCTGCGGCCGGGGTGGTGTTCGCGATCGCGGGCGGCCTCGCGAACGGCTTCGGCGGCTACGTCTGGTACGCCTTCACGGGCGCCGTGGTGGCCGCGTTCCTGGTGTACGCGGTGGCCTCACGCGGCCGGGGCGGCGCCTCCCCGGTGAAACTCGCGCTCGCCGGTACCGCGCTGTCCGCGATGGTGGCCGGCGCCACCACCGTGGTCCTGACGTCGAGTTCGGCGACGCTCGACCAGTTCCGGTTCTGGCAGGTGGGCGCGTTGAGCGGACGCGACGCGGGGACGGTCGGCAGGATGCTGCCCTTCCTCGCGGCGGGCACGCTGCTGGTGCTCGTCTGCGCCCGCGGCCTGGACGCCCTCGCGCTCGGCGACGACACCGCCCGCGCCCTGGGCCACAGGGTCCAGCTCGTACGGGGTGGTGCGGCGCTCGGGGCGACGGTCCTGACCGCGGCCGCGGTGGCCGCCGCCGGCCCGATCGCCTTCATCGGCCTCGCCGTCCCGCACCTGGCCCGCCGGCTGGTCGGGGGCGGCCACCGCTGGGCACTCCCTCTGTCCGCCCTGCTCGGGGCGGCGCTGCTGCTCGCGGCGGACGTCGCGGGCCGGGTCGTACGGGCCCCCGCGGAGGTACCGGCGGGCGTGATGACGGCACTCGTCGGGGTGCCGGTACTGGTGGTCCTGGTACGCCGGAAAGCGGTGGCGGTATGA
- a CDS encoding ABC transporter substrate-binding protein, with amino-acid sequence MRTSVVKTVLAVSVVGGLMAGCSASGGSGDSGASGSGGSGSGSGKNGGDRNLVAGASEGPSAAPSALADGMGTKAADGEFPRTVGHFEGRTEIGSAPKRIAALSTGQLDDLLTLGVVPAATTRADNAGLVPDYLARAFPQYKKALARTTDAGTRTAPNLETLAAAKPDLILANDSLGDLYPKLSKIAPTVITAGNGVNWKRDLLLVGDAVGKGEQARKLLDEHAEDAAAAGAKTGGADTSVSMVRFTPDRTRMFGVSSFTGSIAVDMGLGRPESQRFKAISQDIGAESIDVADGDWIFYSVQGDEGRTDAGSVLAGPLWKSMKAVGAGHTVKVDDDPWYLNAGPTAARLVVRQLTDSLGK; translated from the coding sequence GTGCGCACGTCGGTGGTGAAGACCGTCCTGGCCGTGTCCGTGGTCGGCGGACTGATGGCCGGGTGCTCGGCCTCCGGGGGTTCCGGGGACTCGGGAGCCTCCGGCAGCGGCGGAAGCGGGAGCGGGAGCGGTAAGAACGGCGGCGACCGCAACCTCGTCGCCGGTGCCTCCGAGGGCCCCTCCGCCGCCCCCAGCGCCCTCGCCGACGGCATGGGTACGAAGGCGGCCGACGGCGAGTTCCCCCGTACCGTCGGCCATTTCGAGGGCCGGACCGAGATCGGGAGCGCGCCGAAGCGGATCGCCGCGCTCAGCACCGGGCAGCTCGACGACCTCCTCACCCTCGGAGTCGTACCGGCCGCCACCACCCGCGCCGACAACGCGGGCCTCGTACCCGACTACCTCGCCAGAGCCTTCCCGCAGTACAAGAAGGCTCTGGCGAGGACGACCGACGCGGGGACGCGGACCGCGCCCAACCTGGAGACGCTGGCCGCCGCGAAGCCGGACCTCATCCTCGCCAACGACTCGCTCGGCGACCTCTACCCCAAGCTGTCGAAGATCGCCCCCACCGTGATCACCGCGGGCAACGGCGTCAACTGGAAGCGGGACCTGCTGCTCGTCGGCGACGCCGTCGGCAAGGGCGAGCAGGCTCGGAAGCTCCTCGACGAGCACGCCGAGGACGCCGCCGCGGCGGGCGCGAAGACCGGCGGGGCGGACACCTCGGTCTCCATGGTGCGGTTCACCCCCGACCGGACCCGGATGTTCGGCGTCTCCTCCTTCACCGGCTCGATCGCCGTCGACATGGGGCTGGGCCGGCCCGAGTCCCAGCGGTTCAAGGCCATTTCGCAGGACATCGGAGCCGAGAGCATCGATGTCGCCGACGGCGACTGGATCTTCTACTCCGTGCAGGGCGACGAGGGGAGGACCGACGCGGGCAGCGTGCTCGCGGGACCGCTGTGGAAGTCGATGAAGGCGGTCGGGGCCGGGCACACCGTCAAGGTCGACGACGACCCCTGGTACCTGAACGCGGGCCCCACGGCGGCACGCCTGGTCGTACGACAGCTCACCGACTCCCTCGGCAAGTAG
- a CDS encoding DUF3455 domain-containing protein, protein MKLAKRLFLTTAALAAVTAGTLSGAAADQAAVSQPVRVGVDVPDALKVPDGNRLTGVFAATGVQTYTCTDGAWKLLEPAATLSVKSDRHHRPVALHSRGPVWVSTVDGSAVNAAAVATSPKTGTIPELLLKSTATRGTGVFADVSYIQRLDTDGGVAPTTACTGTEQIGVPYSATYTFYKPSE, encoded by the coding sequence ATGAAGCTCGCCAAGCGACTCTTCCTCACCACCGCGGCACTCGCCGCCGTGACCGCCGGCACGCTCTCCGGCGCGGCGGCCGACCAGGCCGCGGTCTCACAGCCCGTACGGGTCGGCGTCGACGTTCCCGACGCGCTGAAGGTCCCGGACGGCAACCGGCTCACCGGTGTCTTCGCCGCCACCGGCGTCCAGACGTACACCTGCACCGACGGTGCCTGGAAGCTGCTGGAGCCCGCCGCCACGCTCTCGGTGAAGAGCGACCGGCACCACCGCCCGGTCGCCCTGCACTCCCGCGGACCCGTCTGGGTGTCCACGGTGGACGGCAGCGCCGTGAACGCCGCCGCCGTCGCCACCTCGCCCAAGACCGGCACCATCCCCGAGCTCCTGCTCAAGTCCACCGCCACCCGCGGCACCGGGGTCTTCGCCGACGTCTCCTACATCCAGCGCCTCGACACCGACGGCGGCGTCGCCCCCACCACCGCCTGCACCGGCACCGAGCAGATCGGCGTCCCGTACTCCGCCACGTACACCTTCTACAAGCCGTCCGAGTGA